The Paenibacillus polymyxa M1 DNA segment CGACCTGAAATTTATTTTACGCTGGAAGAACAGGCGCGCCTGATTTCCAACGGTTTAGAAGCGGCACAAGCCGGACAGGGATATACGTTTGGACTTTTTTTGGTGGAAAATAATAAGCTGATTGGCAGAATGGAGCTGTCTGGTGTCGCTAGAGGGCCCTTTCAAAACGCTAATCTGGGCTATTTCGTAGATCCTGCATATCACGGACAAGGCTATGCTACATCTGCAGTGAAGGATATCGTCCGCTACGCCTTGAATGAGTTGGAATTACACCGTATTCAAGCCGGAGTCATGCCAAGAAATACGCCCTCCCATCG contains these protein-coding regions:
- a CDS encoding GNAT family N-acetyltransferase, with translation MFYETNGVISMRSTHPGLQIRLLQVSDAEHLLEIRRENFDFFKPYEPERPEIYFTLEEQARLISNGLEAAQAGQGYTFGLFLVENNKLIGRMELSGVARGPFQNANLGYFVDPAYHGQGYATSAVKDIVRYALNELELHRIQAGVMPRNTPSHRVMEKAGFRREGLALNYLKINGVWEDHVLYAMTAEDLQNGAF